One genomic segment of Candidatus Macondimonas diazotrophica includes these proteins:
- a CDS encoding MFS transporter: MSTTHERRGALIAWAFYDWATSAYAALIQTFLFPAYFARAIAPDAATGTAWWGNAMGIAGLTIAVSAPLLGAIADRGGHRRMFLALLTLINVLATAALWTVRPEADLALRALLLAGIGTVALELAFVFYNAQLGDLATPQRVGRWSGWAWGLGYLGGLACLLLALIGFVQADPPPFGLDPEAAEPVRATFLLAAGWTALFALPLLLMVRDPVRAATGRTGGFVVQAAFRDLWRSLRGLMRERSLLRFFLGRLLLIDGLTTVFAFGGLFAAGTFGFDERSVLLFAIVLNLTSAVGAIGFAWLDDHLGARSAMIWSLIGLLLTGSALLLAPDARSFWVWGALLGIFVGPAQAASRSYLVRMAPAAQRNELFGLMAFSGKATTFLGPFLVAALTAASGSQRIGLSVVLFMFAGALLLTAGIATDRPGPKAR; this comes from the coding sequence ATGTCGACGACTCATGAGCGCCGTGGCGCGTTGATTGCCTGGGCGTTTTACGACTGGGCGACCAGTGCCTACGCCGCGCTGATCCAGACCTTCCTGTTTCCGGCCTATTTCGCGCGGGCGATTGCGCCGGATGCGGCCACCGGAACGGCTTGGTGGGGCAATGCGATGGGGATCGCCGGATTGACCATTGCGGTTTCGGCCCCGTTGTTGGGGGCGATCGCCGATCGCGGCGGGCACCGCCGGATGTTTCTTGCGCTGCTCACGCTCATCAACGTGCTGGCGACCGCAGCGCTCTGGACCGTCCGTCCCGAGGCAGATCTGGCGCTGCGCGCATTGCTGTTGGCGGGGATCGGTACGGTGGCGCTGGAGCTCGCCTTCGTCTTCTACAACGCACAGCTCGGCGATCTGGCCACTCCCCAGCGTGTCGGCCGCTGGTCCGGCTGGGCCTGGGGTCTGGGCTATCTGGGCGGCCTGGCCTGTCTGCTCCTAGCGCTGATCGGATTCGTGCAGGCCGATCCCCCGCCATTTGGCCTGGATCCGGAGGCGGCCGAACCGGTCCGGGCAACCTTCCTGCTGGCGGCGGGATGGACGGCGCTGTTTGCGCTTCCGCTGCTCTTGATGGTGCGCGACCCGGTGCGAGCGGCGACCGGCAGGACCGGCGGTTTCGTGGTGCAGGCCGCGTTCCGTGATCTGTGGCGTTCGCTGCGCGGGCTGATGCGCGAAAGATCATTGCTGCGGTTTTTCCTGGGCCGGCTGTTGTTGATCGACGGACTGACGACGGTATTCGCCTTCGGGGGTCTGTTCGCTGCTGGGACTTTCGGCTTCGATGAACGATCGGTGTTGCTGTTCGCCATCGTGCTGAACCTGACGTCGGCCGTGGGTGCCATTGGATTTGCCTGGCTGGATGATCATCTCGGCGCTCGCTCGGCCATGATCTGGAGTCTGATCGGGCTTCTGCTCACGGGCAGTGCGCTCCTGTTGGCACCGGATGCTCGATCCTTTTGGGTCTGGGGGGCGTTGCTGGGGATTTTCGTGGGCCCGGCGCAGGCCGCCAGCCGATCCTATCTGGTGCGCATGGCGCCCGCGGCGCAGCGCAACGAGTTGTTCGGCTTGATGGCTTTTTCGGGCAAGGCCACAACGTTTCTGGGCCCGTTTCTCGTGGCCGCGCTTACGGCCGCCAGCGGTAGTCAACGGATCGGGTTATCGGTGGTCTTATTCATGTTTGCCGGTGCACTCCTGTTGACGGCGGGGATCGCTACGGATCGCCCCGGACCGAAAGCTCGCTAG
- a CDS encoding flavin prenyltransferase UbiX, with protein MTGGSRPPVVLAWTGASGAAYGVRLLECLLGAGERVYLIVSQPGLMVINGETDLGLPARAADAQRHLATRFGAAPGQLRVFGQAEWTAPVASGSARFRAMVVCPCSMATLSAIASGASRSLIERAADVTLKEQRRLILVPRETPFSAIHLDNMLTLTRLGAVIAPANPGFYHRPGQVEDLVDFMVARILDLLDVPHHLLPRWGE; from the coding sequence ATGACGGGCGGCTCGCGGCCACCGGTAGTGCTGGCGTGGACCGGGGCGTCCGGTGCTGCGTATGGCGTGCGATTGCTCGAATGTCTGCTGGGCGCCGGCGAGCGGGTTTATCTCATCGTGTCGCAGCCGGGGCTGATGGTGATCAATGGCGAGACCGATCTCGGCCTGCCGGCCCGCGCTGCCGATGCGCAGCGACATCTGGCCACGCGCTTCGGTGCAGCCCCGGGGCAATTGCGGGTATTCGGGCAAGCCGAATGGACGGCGCCCGTCGCCAGTGGCTCGGCCCGGTTTCGGGCGATGGTGGTCTGTCCCTGCAGCATGGCAACATTGTCAGCGATCGCCAGTGGGGCCAGCCGCAGCCTGATCGAGCGGGCGGCGGATGTCACGCTCAAGGAGCAGCGCCGATTGATCCTCGTGCCGCGCGAGACCCCGTTTTCCGCGATCCATCTCGACAATATGCTCACCCTGACCCGGCTCGGTGCCGTCATTGCGCCGGCCAACCCCGGTTTCTACCATCGACCAGGCCAGGTCGAGGATCTGGTCGATTTCATGGTAGCCCGTATCCTGGATTTGCTGGACGTGCCGCATCATCTGCTGCCCCGGTGGGGGGAGTGA
- a CDS encoding NUDIX hydrolase: MEVVKPYPAATVVLLRDGPQGVEVFMVRRHHQIDFAGGALVFPGGKVAPDDEQLARKWAPDDPLAAFRVAAIRELFEESGLLLAKPRAAGNGEADASVDRLRTELAQAGASFEELLEAVGAVLELDALLPFAHWITPEMMPKRFDTHFFLARMRGDAQLRHDGGETVDSLWITPGDAIVAAQDGRHTIIWPTLMNLQKLTGHPTIDSLWAATGSAPIVTVLPRLVDTPQGKRMRIPPEAGYEHWEVDLRQVMGR; the protein is encoded by the coding sequence ATGGAAGTTGTCAAGCCCTATCCCGCCGCTACTGTCGTGTTGTTGCGCGATGGCCCGCAAGGCGTGGAAGTGTTCATGGTGCGCCGTCACCATCAAATCGATTTTGCGGGCGGCGCATTGGTGTTTCCCGGCGGCAAGGTGGCGCCGGACGACGAGCAGCTGGCCCGGAAATGGGCGCCGGATGATCCATTGGCAGCATTTCGGGTCGCGGCAATTCGGGAGCTGTTCGAGGAAAGTGGGTTGCTGCTGGCCAAGCCTCGCGCGGCAGGTAACGGAGAGGCCGATGCATCCGTCGACCGGCTGCGCACGGAGCTGGCGCAGGCGGGGGCGAGTTTCGAGGAGCTGCTTGAGGCAGTTGGGGCTGTTCTAGAACTCGATGCGCTGTTGCCCTTTGCGCACTGGATCACGCCAGAGATGATGCCCAAGCGGTTCGATACCCATTTTTTTCTGGCGCGGATGCGGGGCGATGCGCAGTTGCGCCACGATGGCGGTGAGACCGTCGATTCTCTGTGGATTACTCCGGGTGACGCCATCGTCGCGGCGCAGGATGGCCGCCATACCATCATTTGGCCGACGTTGATGAACCTACAGAAACTGACCGGTCACCCGACGATCGATAGCCTATGGGCGGCAACCGGATCGGCCCCGATCGTCACCGTGTTGCCGCGGCTGGTCGATACGCCGCAAGGCAAGCGGATGCGTATTCCGCCCGAGGCAGGATACGAACATTGGGAGGTGGATTTGAGGCAGGTGATGGGGCGTTAG
- the mpl gene encoding UDP-N-acetylmuramate:L-alanyl-gamma-D-glutamyl-meso-diaminopimelate ligase: protein MHLHILGICGTFMGGVAALAQAAGHRVTGSDQHVYPPMSDQLSALGIEVREGFDPAHLDDVPDCVVVGNVISRGNALLEAVLDRDLPYLSGPEWLARHVLQDRWVLAVAGTHGKTTTSSLLAHILESAGMAPGFLIGGVPGNFGETARLGGTPFFVVEADEYDTAFFDKRAKFVHYRPRTLVLNNLEYDHADIYPDLAAIQRQFHHLIRTVPGQGALIVNGRDAALAETLAMGCWTPVTPFGVDSGWHARLLSQDGSRFEVWNADRREGTVAWTMFGAHNVGNALAALLAARHVGVPLEVGCAALAAFAGVRRRLERRGEVAGITVYDDFAHHPTAIAATVGALRRRIGSTRLVAVVELRSNTMRLGTHQASLADALRDADEAWIAAPASLNWNVVDSLAVLGSAAQLAPDAGTILAGLVPRLRAGDQVLVMSNGGFDGFHDRLLAALAGER, encoded by the coding sequence GGCTCGGATCAGCATGTGTATCCGCCGATGAGCGACCAGTTGTCGGCGCTTGGGATCGAGGTTCGCGAGGGCTTTGATCCGGCGCATCTCGATGATGTGCCGGATTGCGTCGTGGTTGGCAATGTGATCAGTCGCGGTAATGCCTTGCTCGAAGCGGTGCTCGATCGCGACCTGCCCTATCTGTCCGGGCCCGAATGGCTGGCCCGCCATGTGCTGCAGGACCGGTGGGTGCTGGCGGTTGCCGGGACGCATGGCAAGACCACGACGAGCAGCCTGCTGGCGCACATCCTGGAGTCAGCGGGGATGGCGCCGGGTTTCCTCATCGGCGGTGTGCCGGGCAATTTCGGTGAGACGGCTCGGCTGGGAGGAACGCCGTTCTTCGTGGTCGAGGCCGATGAGTACGACACGGCGTTTTTCGACAAGCGGGCCAAGTTCGTCCATTACCGCCCGCGCACACTGGTCTTGAACAATCTCGAATATGATCATGCGGATATCTATCCCGATCTTGCGGCCATCCAGCGGCAATTCCATCATCTGATCCGGACTGTTCCCGGGCAGGGTGCGCTCATTGTCAACGGTCGCGATGCGGCACTTGCCGAGACCTTGGCCATGGGCTGCTGGACGCCGGTGACGCCGTTCGGTGTGGACTCGGGTTGGCATGCACGGTTGCTGAGCCAAGACGGCAGCCGGTTCGAGGTCTGGAATGCGGACCGTCGCGAGGGAACGGTGGCATGGACGATGTTCGGTGCGCACAACGTCGGCAATGCGCTGGCCGCGCTGCTGGCTGCACGGCATGTGGGGGTACCGCTGGAGGTGGGTTGCGCGGCGCTGGCCGCGTTTGCCGGCGTACGCCGACGTCTGGAACGGCGCGGCGAGGTGGCTGGCATCACGGTCTATGACGATTTCGCACATCATCCGACGGCGATCGCGGCCACGGTGGGCGCCTTGCGGCGCCGGATCGGGTCCACTCGGCTGGTGGCCGTGGTGGAATTGCGATCCAACACCATGCGCCTGGGTACGCACCAGGCTTCCTTGGCCGATGCGTTGCGGGATGCAGACGAGGCTTGGATCGCGGCGCCGGCTTCACTCAACTGGAATGTGGTGGATAGCCTTGCCGTGCTGGGCAGTGCAGCGCAGCTGGCGCCGGACGCCGGGACGATTCTAGCGGGTCTGGTGCCCCGACTCAGGGCGGGAGATCAGGTACTGGTCATGAGCAACGGCGGATTCGACGGCTTTCACGATCGATTGCTAGCGGCCTTGGCGGGCGAGCGATGA